A genomic window from Serratia liquefaciens includes:
- the rluD gene encoding 23S rRNA pseudouridine(1911/1915/1917) synthase RluD — MAQQVQLTATVAESQLGQRLDQALAELFPDYSRSRIKDWILDDRVQVNGKTINKPKEKVLGGETVAIDAQIEEEARWEPQDIALNIVYEDSDILVINKPRDLVVHPGAGNPDGTVLNALLHYYPEIADVPRAGIVHRLDKDTTGLMVVAKTVPAQTRLVEALQAREITREYEAVAIGTMTAGGTVEEPISRHSTKRTHMAVHPMGKPAVTHYRIMEHFRAHTRLRLRLETGRTHQIRVHMSHINHPLVGDQLYGGRPRPPKGASEAFIATLRGFDRQALHATMLRLYHPISGIQMEWHAPLPQDMVDLINALKLDTEEFKDQMNW, encoded by the coding sequence ATTGTTCCCTGATTATTCACGATCTCGCATAAAAGATTGGATCCTGGACGATCGGGTGCAGGTCAATGGCAAAACGATAAACAAACCGAAAGAGAAGGTGCTGGGGGGAGAGACGGTCGCCATTGATGCACAGATTGAAGAAGAGGCCCGTTGGGAACCGCAGGACATCGCGCTGAATATCGTCTATGAAGACAGTGATATTCTGGTCATCAACAAGCCGCGTGACCTGGTTGTGCACCCTGGCGCCGGTAACCCGGACGGCACGGTGCTCAATGCGCTACTGCATTACTATCCTGAAATTGCCGACGTCCCTCGTGCCGGCATCGTGCACCGTTTGGATAAGGACACTACCGGTCTGATGGTGGTGGCAAAAACCGTTCCTGCGCAAACCCGGTTGGTAGAAGCGCTGCAGGCACGCGAAATCACCCGCGAGTATGAAGCTGTCGCCATTGGCACCATGACCGCCGGCGGTACCGTCGAAGAGCCGATTTCGCGCCATTCGACCAAGCGTACCCATATGGCGGTGCACCCGATGGGGAAACCGGCGGTGACGCACTACCGCATTATGGAGCACTTCCGCGCACATACCCGTCTGCGTTTGCGTCTGGAAACAGGCCGTACTCACCAGATCCGTGTACATATGTCGCATATTAACCACCCGCTGGTGGGGGATCAGCTATACGGTGGCCGTCCACGCCCGCCAAAAGGGGCTTCGGAGGCATTCATTGCTACGCTGCGCGGTTTTGATCGCCAGGCTCTGCACGCCACCATGCTGCGTTTATATCATCCCATCAGCGGTATCCAGATGGAGTGGCATGCGCCGCTGCCGCAGGATATGGTCGATCTGATTAACGCGCTGAAGCTTGATACCGAAGAATTCAAAGATCAGATGAACTGGTAA